Proteins encoded in a region of the Pseudomonas shahriarae genome:
- a CDS encoding OprD family porin gives MKKSTLAFAIAAGVLAQQAGAAGFVEDTKASVSSRTLYFDNDQREGGADQRETATGLKFNVQSGFTEGTVGFGIDAQALVGIHLDGGRGHHPDNNSFVPSDTDGSAVSNWSSASANVKARFSKTEAHLGGALAPNLPVVIASDGRLLPQTFDGGTITSKEIDNVTFNAGQLEHATGRASTNSTGLSVAGASQESNQFRYGGADWKVTKDLTLQYYYANLEDFYKQHFLGLVHVYPITEGQSFKTDVRYFDSSSDGKNGQAGYQFNNNGGYAKDAGEVNNKTWSAMFTYSLGGSAFMVGHQRVNDDGGFVWLNQGGVVDGNGRNEGAGGSSFYLFTDSMINSFVRAGENTTFGQYSYDFAALGVPGLKTSIAYLHGDNIKAKNGGSDQSEWERDMRVDYTIQQGALKGFGTTLRHGVYRGSGTGIQDQDQTRLIFNYTYSFL, from the coding sequence ATGAAGAAGTCCACATTGGCGTTCGCCATCGCGGCTGGGGTTTTGGCTCAGCAAGCAGGCGCCGCTGGTTTTGTTGAAGACACCAAGGCATCCGTCAGTTCTCGGACCCTGTATTTTGATAACGATCAACGCGAAGGCGGTGCTGACCAGCGCGAAACGGCCACTGGCCTGAAGTTCAACGTCCAGTCTGGTTTCACTGAGGGCACCGTTGGTTTTGGTATTGATGCCCAGGCATTGGTCGGCATTCACCTGGACGGTGGCCGTGGTCATCACCCAGACAACAACTCTTTCGTTCCAAGCGACACCGACGGTTCGGCTGTGAGCAATTGGAGCAGCGCGAGCGCCAACGTCAAAGCCCGCTTCTCCAAGACCGAAGCCCACCTGGGTGGCGCTCTGGCGCCAAACCTGCCGGTCGTGATCGCAAGCGATGGTCGTCTGCTGCCACAAACCTTTGACGGTGGCACTATCACCTCCAAAGAAATCGACAATGTAACGTTCAACGCCGGTCAGCTTGAGCACGCTACCGGGCGTGCTTCGACCAACAGCACGGGCCTGTCTGTTGCCGGTGCTAGTCAGGAAAGCAACCAGTTCCGTTATGGTGGTGCTGACTGGAAGGTCACCAAAGACCTGACCTTGCAGTACTACTACGCCAACCTGGAAGACTTCTATAAGCAGCACTTCCTGGGTCTGGTTCACGTCTACCCGATCACCGAAGGCCAGTCGTTCAAAACCGACGTGCGCTACTTCGATAGCAGCTCCGACGGTAAGAACGGTCAGGCTGGCTACCAGTTCAACAACAATGGTGGTTACGCGAAGGATGCTGGCGAGGTTAATAACAAAACCTGGAGCGCCATGTTCACCTACTCCCTGGGTGGCAGCGCGTTCATGGTCGGTCATCAGCGTGTCAACGATGACGGCGGTTTCGTTTGGTTGAACCAGGGCGGTGTGGTTGACGGCAATGGCCGTAACGAAGGTGCCGGGGGTTCCAGTTTCTACCTCTTCACCGACAGCATGATCAACTCCTTCGTGCGTGCGGGTGAAAACACCACCTTCGGCCAGTACTCCTATGACTTCGCTGCATTGGGCGTTCCAGGTTTGAAAACCTCGATTGCTTACCTGCATGGCGACAACATCAAAGCCAAGAACGGTGGCAGCGATCAGTCCGAGTGGGAACGCGATATGCGTGTCGACTACACCATTCAACAGGGCGCGCTGAAAGGTTTCGGTACTACGCTGCGTCATGGTGTCTACCGCGGTAGCGGTACCGGCATTCAGGATCAGGATCAGACTCGTCTGATCTTTAACTACACTTACAGCTTCCTGTAA
- the tauA gene encoding taurine ABC transporter substrate-binding protein has product MAKRASSSQFVTVLLSLTLSIGVQAANLTIGYQTGIDPSKVPQADGLYEQAIGEKIDWRRFNSGPQVITAIASGDVQIGNLGSSPLAAAASRNLPIVAFIVSAQINSSEALVVRNGSQIDAPKDLIGKTIATPFVSTSHYSLLGALKHWGLDTRQVKVVNLQPAQIAAAWKRGDIDGAFVWSPALGEIRKTGKTLTDATEVGQWGAPTFEVWVVRKDFAEKHPEVVAKFAKITLDSFADYAANKSSWTVDSAPVQKIARLTGANAADIPELLEGSTFPDAQAQRTDALLNGGTAKAIGETAKFLKEQGKVETVLPDYSAYVTGKFIKE; this is encoded by the coding sequence ATGGCCAAACGCGCATCCTCTAGTCAATTTGTTACAGTTTTACTATCGCTTACACTTTCTATTGGCGTGCAGGCAGCCAACCTCACCATCGGCTACCAGACCGGCATTGATCCGAGCAAAGTGCCCCAGGCCGATGGTCTTTACGAACAAGCCATTGGCGAGAAAATCGACTGGCGCCGCTTCAACAGTGGCCCGCAAGTCATCACCGCGATTGCCTCAGGCGATGTGCAGATCGGCAATCTCGGCTCCAGCCCGTTGGCGGCCGCCGCATCCCGTAATCTACCCATTGTGGCGTTCATCGTATCGGCTCAAATCAATAGTTCTGAAGCTTTGGTAGTGCGTAACGGTAGCCAAATTGACGCACCCAAGGACCTGATCGGCAAAACCATTGCCACTCCTTTTGTCTCCACATCCCACTACAGCCTGCTCGGGGCCTTGAAACACTGGGGCCTGGACACCCGCCAGGTGAAAGTGGTGAACCTGCAACCGGCGCAAATTGCCGCAGCCTGGAAACGCGGGGATATCGACGGCGCCTTTGTCTGGTCGCCGGCCCTGGGAGAAATCCGCAAGACCGGCAAGACGTTGACCGACGCCACCGAGGTGGGCCAATGGGGCGCGCCGACGTTCGAGGTGTGGGTAGTGCGCAAGGACTTTGCCGAGAAACATCCGGAGGTCGTGGCCAAGTTTGCCAAGATCACCCTGGATTCGTTTGCCGACTATGCCGCCAATAAAAGCAGCTGGACGGTGGATTCCGCCCCGGTGCAAAAGATCGCTCGGTTGACAGGTGCAAATGCTGCGGATATCCCGGAACTGCTGGAAGGCAGCACCTTCCCCGATGCACAGGCGCAGCGAACCGACGCCTTGCTCAATGGTGGGACAGCCAAGGCCATTGGGGAGACGGCGAAGTTTCTTAAGGAACAAGGGAAAGTAGAGACCGTGTTACCGGACTATTCGGCCTATGTGACCGGAAAATTCATCAAAGAATAA
- the argA gene encoding amino-acid N-acetyltransferase: MPEYVNWLRHASPYINAHRDCTFVVMLPGDGVDHPNFGNIVHDLVLLHSLGVRLVLVHGSRPQIETRLAARGLTPHYHDGMRITDAATLECVIDAVGHLRIAIEARLSMDMASSPMQGSRLRVASGNLVTARPIGVLDGIDYHHTGEVRRVDRKGINRLLDERSIVVLSPLGYSPTGEIFNLACEDVATRAAIDLGADKLLLFGADLGLIDENGRLVRELRPQQVPVHLQRLGNNYQAELLDAAAEACRGGVGRSHIVSYVEDGALLTELFTRDGGGTLVAQEQFELVREAAIEDVGGLLDLISPLEEQGILVRRSREVLEREIEQFSVVEREGMIIACAALYPIADSDAGELACLAVNPEYRHGGRGDELLERIETRARTQGLKTLFVLTTRTAHWFRERGFVPSSVDRLPSARASLYNFQRNSKIFEKTL, translated from the coding sequence ATGCCCGAATACGTCAATTGGCTTCGCCACGCTTCGCCCTACATCAATGCCCACCGTGACTGCACCTTTGTGGTCATGCTGCCGGGTGATGGTGTGGATCACCCCAACTTCGGCAATATCGTCCATGACCTGGTGCTGCTGCACAGCCTCGGCGTGCGCCTGGTACTGGTGCATGGTTCGCGCCCGCAAATCGAAACCCGCCTCGCCGCTCGCGGCCTGACCCCGCATTACCACGATGGGATGCGCATCACCGATGCCGCGACCCTGGAGTGCGTGATCGACGCGGTCGGCCACCTGCGTATCGCTATCGAAGCGCGGCTGTCCATGGACATGGCGTCCTCGCCGATGCAGGGCTCGCGCCTGCGGGTGGCCAGCGGCAACCTGGTGACCGCGCGGCCTATCGGCGTGCTGGACGGCATCGACTACCACCACACCGGCGAAGTGCGCCGGGTCGACCGCAAGGGTATCAACCGCCTGCTCGACGAACGCTCCATTGTCGTCCTGTCGCCCCTGGGCTATTCGCCGACCGGGGAGATTTTCAACCTGGCCTGTGAAGATGTGGCCACCCGCGCCGCCATCGACCTGGGCGCCGACAAGCTGCTGCTGTTTGGCGCAGACCTGGGCCTGATCGACGAAAACGGCCGGCTGGTGCGCGAACTGCGCCCGCAACAAGTACCGGTGCACCTGCAGCGCCTGGGCAACAATTACCAGGCCGAACTGCTGGATGCGGCGGCCGAGGCCTGTCGTGGGGGCGTGGGGCGCAGCCATATCGTCAGTTATGTCGAGGACGGTGCGCTGTTGACCGAGCTTTTTACCCGCGACGGCGGCGGTACCCTGGTGGCCCAGGAGCAGTTCGAACTGGTGCGTGAGGCGGCGATTGAAGATGTCGGCGGCTTGCTGGACCTGATCAGCCCACTGGAAGAACAGGGCATTCTGGTACGCCGCTCCCGGGAAGTGCTGGAGCGGGAAATCGAGCAATTCAGCGTAGTGGAACGCGAAGGCATGATCATCGCCTGCGCTGCGCTGTACCCGATTGCCGACTCGGATGCTGGCGAACTGGCGTGCCTGGCGGTCAATCCGGAGTATCGCCATGGCGGCCGTGGCGATGAGCTGTTGGAGCGCATCGAAACCCGCGCCCGCACCCAAGGCTTGAAGACCTTGTTCGTGCTGACGACCCGCACCGCCCACTGGTTCCGCGAGCGCGGCTTTGTGCCGAGCAGCGTGGATCGCCTGCCGTCGGCGCGGGCCTCGTTGTACAACTTCCAGCGTAACTCGAAGATCTTCGAAAAGACCCTGTAA
- the argE gene encoding acetylornithine deacetylase has product MPLPSMKEQFAALIAAPSVSCTQASLDQTNRPVIDLLATWLGDLGFACDIQQVSPGKFNLLASFGSGPGGLVLAGHSDTVPYDEALWQTDPLKLTEVDGRWVGLGSCDMKGFFALAIEAVLPLLDQPFKQPLLILATCDEESSMAGARALAAAGRPLGRAAVIGEPTGLKPIRLHKGVMMERIDILGRSGHSSDPSLGHSALEAMHDAMGELRGLRLAWQREYRNPQFSVPQPTLNFGCIHGGDNPNRICGQCSLEFDLRPLPGMDPQVLREAIRQKLRPIAERHQVQIDYAPLFPEVPPFEQPEDAELVRVAERLTGHRAEAVAFGTEAPYLQRLGCETLVLGPGDIACAHQPGEYLEMSRLTPTVRLLRELIEHYCLKPA; this is encoded by the coding sequence ATGCCTTTACCGTCCATGAAAGAACAATTTGCCGCCCTGATTGCCGCGCCCTCTGTCAGTTGTACCCAAGCGTCTCTCGACCAGACCAACCGCCCGGTGATCGACTTGCTTGCCACCTGGCTCGGCGACCTGGGTTTTGCCTGCGATATCCAGCAAGTCAGCCCCGGCAAATTCAACCTGTTGGCCAGCTTCGGCAGCGGCCCCGGTGGCCTGGTGCTGGCGGGGCACAGCGATACGGTGCCGTACGATGAAGCGCTGTGGCAGACCGATCCGCTGAAGCTGACGGAAGTCGACGGCCGTTGGGTAGGGCTGGGTAGCTGCGACATGAAGGGGTTTTTCGCGCTGGCCATCGAAGCGGTCCTGCCGCTGTTGGATCAACCGTTCAAGCAGCCGCTGCTGATTCTCGCCACCTGTGATGAAGAAAGCTCCATGGCCGGCGCCCGCGCCCTGGCTGCAGCCGGACGCCCGCTGGGGCGTGCCGCGGTGATTGGCGAGCCCACAGGCCTCAAGCCGATCCGCCTGCACAAAGGCGTGATGATGGAACGCATTGATATCCTCGGCCGCAGCGGCCATTCGTCGGACCCGAGCCTGGGCCACAGCGCCCTCGAAGCCATGCATGACGCCATGGGCGAGCTGCGCGGCCTGCGCCTGGCCTGGCAACGGGAGTACCGCAACCCACAGTTCAGTGTGCCCCAGCCGACCTTGAATTTCGGCTGCATCCACGGTGGCGATAACCCCAATCGCATTTGCGGCCAGTGCTCCCTGGAGTTCGACCTGCGGCCCTTGCCCGGCATGGATCCCCAGGTGTTGCGCGAGGCCATCCGCCAGAAACTGCGGCCCATCGCCGAGCGCCATCAGGTGCAGATCGACTACGCGCCGCTGTTCCCCGAAGTACCGCCCTTCGAGCAGCCTGAAGACGCCGAACTGGTGCGGGTCGCGGAACGATTGACCGGTCATCGTGCCGAAGCAGTAGCGTTCGGCACTGAAGCGCCTTATCTTCAGCGCCTTGGTTGTGAAACCCTGGTACTCGGCCCTGGGGACATCGCCTGCGCCCACCAGCCGGGCGAGTACCTTGAAATGTCACGCTTGACGCCTACAGTGCGTCTATTGCGGGAATTGATTGAACATTACTGCCTCAAGCCTGCATAA
- a CDS encoding CYTH domain-containing protein — protein sequence MQKETEIKLRVSRETLAALREHPLLKKRNKSGWERRELMNQYFDTPERDLAQAKVALRLRKDGDEVIQTLKTRGHSVAGLSERNEYDWKLAKAKLDVKKLDGECWPEQLAELDKKTLKPIFTTDFVRERAEIAWGRGKAKVVIEAALDLGHVIAGKQKEEICELELELREGEPAALLELAAELAQTLALMPCDISKAERGYRLFDANSYSLSLPAPQLQPEMPLDDAFAALTWHLLGSSQRLAEQYRFNGHWRLLQDWVDNLAEMRALIGSLGQAAPRQSTSELRSALDALLEDWRPLVQAGEDDEDVRKAAPEQFLEELTDVRWGLFSLNTSRWLLARTWTLERNVRGNRQGAAQVANWLPRLLADEAVALRLPRYQQQPEDLAEQLPRIERLQAWLHHARHLLEVPELDRLYGELNKLAVLANQPITDESLDARMHQVIAVYQNRAWKTLLRM from the coding sequence ATGCAAAAAGAAACCGAAATCAAGCTCCGCGTCAGTCGCGAGACCCTCGCCGCGCTGCGTGAGCACCCGCTCCTGAAAAAACGCAACAAAAGTGGCTGGGAACGCCGTGAGTTGATGAACCAGTACTTCGACACCCCCGAGCGCGACCTGGCCCAGGCCAAGGTTGCCCTGCGCCTGCGCAAGGATGGCGACGAAGTGATCCAGACCCTCAAGACCCGCGGCCACAGCGTTGCCGGCTTGTCGGAGCGTAATGAATACGACTGGAAACTGGCCAAGGCCAAGCTCGACGTGAAAAAACTCGACGGCGAATGCTGGCCCGAGCAACTGGCCGAGCTGGACAAAAAGACCCTCAAGCCGATCTTCACCACCGACTTCGTGCGTGAACGTGCCGAGATCGCCTGGGGCCGTGGCAAGGCCAAGGTGGTGATCGAAGCCGCCCTGGACCTGGGCCATGTGATTGCCGGCAAGCAGAAGGAAGAAATCTGCGAGCTGGAGCTGGAGCTGCGCGAAGGCGAACCTGCCGCCCTGCTGGAACTGGCTGCCGAACTGGCCCAGACCCTGGCGCTGATGCCCTGCGATATCAGCAAGGCCGAGCGCGGTTATCGCCTGTTCGACGCCAACAGCTATTCCCTGAGCCTGCCGGCCCCGCAACTGCAACCAGAAATGCCCCTGGACGACGCCTTCGCCGCGCTGACCTGGCATTTGCTGGGCAGCAGCCAGCGCCTGGCCGAACAGTACCGTTTCAACGGGCACTGGCGCCTGTTGCAGGACTGGGTAGACAACCTCGCCGAAATGCGCGCCCTGATCGGCAGCCTTGGCCAGGCCGCGCCACGCCAATCCACCAGCGAACTGCGCAGCGCCCTCGACGCCCTGCTGGAAGACTGGCGCCCGCTGGTCCAGGCCGGTGAAGACGATGAAGACGTGCGCAAGGCCGCGCCGGAACAGTTCCTCGAAGAATTGACCGACGTGCGCTGGGGCCTGTTCTCACTGAACACGTCCCGCTGGCTGCTGGCCCGCACCTGGACCCTGGAGCGCAATGTGCGCGGCAACCGCCAAGGTGCGGCCCAGGTCGCCAACTGGCTGCCACGTCTGCTGGCCGACGAAGCCGTCGCCCTGCGCCTGCCGCGCTACCAGCAACAGCCGGAAGACCTGGCCGAGCAACTGCCGCGCATCGAGCGTCTGCAGGCCTGGCTGCACCATGCCCGTCACCTGCTGGAGGTTCCAGAACTGGATCGCTTGTACGGTGAACTGAACAAGTTGGCGGTACTGGCCAACCAGCCGATCACCGATGAGTCGCTGGATGCGCGGATGCATCAGGTGATTGCGGTGTATCAGAACCGTGCCTGGAAGACCTTGTTGCGCATGTAA